A stretch of the Pogoniulus pusillus isolate bPogPus1 chromosome 14, bPogPus1.pri, whole genome shotgun sequence genome encodes the following:
- the LOC135181013 gene encoding protocadherin-8-like, protein MGWVRLGGCGRLPVLLLLLLCGAAALERGGAARSLRFSGQVPENSPAGTQVRGLQVPLRRLLGPGETAGEWALEGDGASHFFLQQRPGGGQGLLLLLRTAERLDREAQPEYGLRLRRRTGRALREALLRVRVLDRNDHRPRLPPARPLEVDELAPLGTEIARFRASDSDEGANARLTYRPWPPGASSRQLFVVPRSGQVLTVGSLLGLRRLRLCVAVQDHGHPRPLRRTARCLRLAVRGRRSEDDGEAGRRRRERSLPPPERPPGPGSRRYTARLPPGARVGDTVFTIPQSREWAAGSWFELASAGASAVGVDRTSGRLYLRRELRAGDRAEVLVKVHSGGGRGREPGRAGRRGEAAFPCGRAPREAGWGSRVLTEGGER, encoded by the coding sequence ATGGGCTGGGTGCGACTGGGCGGCTGCGGGCGGCTCCcggtgctgctcctgctgctgctctgcgggGCGGCGGCGCTGGAGCGCGGCGGCGCTGCTCGCTCGCTCCGCTTCTCCGGGCAGGTGCCCGAGAACAGCCCAGCGGGGACACAGGTGCGGGGCTTGCAGGTGCCGCTGCGGAGGCTGCTGGGCCCCGGGGAGACGGCTGGGGAGTGGGCGCTGGAAGGGGACGGCGCCTCCCACTTCTTCCTCCAGCAGCGGCCGGGCGgcgggcaggggctgctgctgctgcttcgcACGGCCGAGCGCCTGGACCGGGAAGCGCAGCCCGAGTACGGGCTCCGGTTGCGGCGACGGACGGGACGGGCTCTCCGGGAAGCACTGCTGCGGGTCCGCGTTCTGGACCGCAACGATCACCGGCCGCGCCTGCCGCCGGCGCGGCCGCTGGAGGTGGACGAACTGGCCCCGCTGGGCACGGAGATAGCCCGCTTCCGCGCCTCCGACAGCGACGAGGGTGCCAACGCGCGTCTCACCTACCGGCCCTGGCCGCCGGGCGCCAGCAGCCGGCAGCTCTTCGTGGTGCCCCGCAGCGGACAGGTGCTGACCGTGGGCTCGCTGCTGGGGCTGCGCCGGCTCCGCCTCTGCGTGGCGGTTCAGGATCACGGCCATCCGCGGCCGCTGCGCAGAACCGCGCGGTGCTTGCGCCTAGCTGTGCGCGGACGGCGGTCGGAAGACGACGGCGAGGcagggaggcggcggcgggagcGCTCGCTGCCGCCGCCCGAGCGACCGCCGGGCCCTGGCTCCCGGCGCTACACGGCCCGCCTGCCCCCCGGGGCGCGGGTGGGCGACACCGTCTTCACCATCCCGCAAAGCCGCGAGTGGGCGGCAGGCAGCTGGTTCGAGCTCGCTTCTGCCGGTGCCAGCGCCGTGGGAGTCGACAGGACGTCGGGGCGGCTCTACCTCCGGCGAGAGCTACGCGCGGGTGACCGGGCGGAGGTGCTGGTCAAGGTGCACAGCGGTGGAGGACGAGGTAGGGAGCCGGGCAGGGCCGGGCGGCGGGGAGAGGCCGCATTTCCCTGTGGCAGGGCCCCGCGTGAGGCGGGATGGGGGTCGAGGGTCCTCACCGAAGGAGGGGAACGCTGA